Part of the Lysobacter enzymogenes genome is shown below.
CGGAGTTTGGCGTTAACGTTTCTCCAGGCCGGGCCGGCGCTGTCGGCCCTGGCCGGCCGGCCGCGCGCCGGCATCGCGAACATCAGCTGAGTTGTCCGTTTCCCACCCGCTTCCGGACCCGCTTATGGAAACCCAGTGGCTCGCTTTCTCCGTCGCCGCGCTGATGCTCACGCTGATGCCCGGCCCCGACACGTTTCTGGTCATCGGCAATTCGCTCGCCGGCGGTGCGCGGCGCGGGTTGGCCGCGGCGGCCGGCACCACCAGCGGCGGCCTGTTCCATGTCGCCTTGTTCGCGTTCGGCGTGACCCAGTTGCTGATGTATTCCGAGCGCGCGTTCTGGACGGTGAAGATGCTCGGCGCGTTGTATCTGGCCTATCTCGGGGTCAAGGCGCTGCGCTCGGCGTTGGCGCCGCGCGCGCAGGCGCCCGCGTTCGCGGCGGCGGCGGTCGAGCCCGCGTCCGGGCTGTGGCGCGCGTTCGCGCAGGGCGCGCTGACCAATGCGCTCAATCCCAAGATCGCGATGTTCTATCTGGCCTTCCTGCCGCAGTTCCTGGCGCCGGGCCCGCACATGGCGCGCGATTCGATGCTGATGATCGGCCTGCACTACGCGATCGGCGCGGTGTGGCTGACGATCCTGGCGGTGGCGTCGGCGCGGATGGCCGGGACGATGCGCAGCACCCGGGTCGCGCGCGCGCTGGACGGCGCGATCGGCACGATGATGCTCGGCTTCAGCGCACGGCTGGCGTGGTCGTCGCGCTGAGCGTGGCGCCGGCGACCGCGCGCGGCTAGTCTGGAGCGGTCGCCGCGAGCGCAGGAGTGCCGCCATGCCGTCCGAGTTGTTCGTCCCGCCGCCCGCCGATGCGCTGATCCGCGGCGGACACAAGATCCAGGCGATCAAGGCGGTGATCGACGCCAATCCCGGCGCGTCGCTGCGAGCGGCCAAGGACGCGGTCGAGGCCTACGAACGACGGCTGCTCCCGGGCGAATCGGCGGCTGCGCACGATCAGGAACGCCGGCAACCGGACACCGGCGGGCTGCCGGAGGCCGCGCGCCAGGCGCTGATGGCCGGCGACCGCATCGCCGCGATCAAGATCGTGCGCGCCGCCTATGGTTTGGACCTGCGTTCGGCGCTGCAACGGGTCGACGATCATGCCCGGGGACGTCCGCGCGCGACCGCCGGCGGCGGGCTCGCAAAGGGGCGCGCGAAGCCGCCGGGCGGCGACAGCGTCCGCGGCGGCGACGACAATGTGCGGATCGTGCTGATCGCCTTCGCGATCGCCGTGGTGGTGGTCGCCGTCGGCTACTGGGTGCTGTGATGAGCCTGAATTTCCATATCTATTTCGGACACGGCGCCGCCGATCTGGCGCGGGCCGAACGCGCGCTGGACGAGGCCGGGCTGGACGTGGAGCGAAGCGGCGACCGTTTGCGCATCGGCGGCGGCGAGCGCCCCGAGTTCGGGTTGGTCGTGTGGAGCGGCCCGTCGGTGGCCGCGGAAGCGCGGGAGATCGCCGCGCGTCATGCGCCGGACAGCGCCGAAGCCAGCGCGTTGTTGCAGTGCGCGGCGCGTTTCGAGGTGTGGTTCGAGGATGCCGAGGAAGTCTTCGACGAGATCAATACCTTGATCGAAATCCAGACCGCGCTGCAGGACGAAACCGCAGGCGTGGTGTTCATGCCCTGGAACGGGAACGTCTCCCTGCCCGAAACGAACTGAGCGGCGCACGCACCGCTCATGCCGGCAAGCCGGAGGGTTCGGTTCGTCCGGGTCGTTCAATCCAACGACGCCAGCCACTCCTCATCGCTGCCCTCGTTGACGCCCTCGAACAGGAACGTGCTGAGGTAACGCTCGCCGGTATCCGGCAGCATCGCCAGGATCGTCGCGCCCGGCTCGGCCGACTGCGCCACTTGCAGCGCCGCCGCCATCGTCGCGCCGGCGGAAATGCCGACGAAGAGGCCTTCCTCGGCCGCCAGCCGGCGCGCGGTGTCGCGCGCGAGCACGTCGTCGACCGGCACGATCGCGTGCGCGGCCTCGCGGTCGAGCACGGCGGGGACGAAGTCCGGGGTCCAGCCCTGGATCTTGTGCGGCGCCCAGTCCTTGCCGGACAGCAAGGCCGCGCCGGCCGGTTCGCTGGCGGTGACACGCACTTCGGGCCGCGCCACGCGCAGCATCTGCGCCACGCCGGTCAGGGTACCGCCGGTGCCCCAGCCGGTCACGAAGTGGTCGAGCCGGCGGCCGGCGAAGTCCTGCAGGATCTCGGCGGCGGTGGTGTTGCGGTGGTAGGCCGGATTGGCCGGGTTTTCGAACTGGCGGGCCAGGAACCAGCCGTGTTTCTCGGCCAGCTCGGCGGCGCGCCGGACCATGCCGCTGCCGCGCTCGGCGGCCGGGGTCAGGATCACCTTGGCGCCGTAGGCGCGCATCAGCTTGCGCCGCTCGATCGAGAAGGTCTCGCTCATCGTCGCCACGAACTTGTAGCCGCGCGCCGCGCAGACCATCGCCAAGGCGACGCCGGTGTTGCCCGAGGTCGCCTCGACCACGGTATCGCCGGGCTTGAGCAGGCCGCGCGCCTCGGCGTCGAGGATGATCGCCAGCGCCAGCCGGTCCTTGACCGAACCGCCGGGGTTGAAGGCTTCGACCTTGGCGAACAGGCTGACGTGGCCCGGCGCCAGCCGGTGCAGGCGCACCACCGGGGTGCGGCCGATGGTCTGCAGGATGCTGTCGTAGATCATGGGACGGCTCCGTGGGGGAAAGTCTGGAGTATGCCCCCGGCTTGGCGGCGCGGCCGTGTCGCCGCGACGAGGCGCGCCCAGGGGCGCCGGGCTTTGCCGAATCGGGGTGACGACGGTCAACCAATGGCCCACGCGAACGTTCATACCCGACCGCTAGAATCCGCGCTCGCCAAGGGGCGCGGCGTCGCCGTCCCCCCGGACGGTTCGTGCGGCCCCCTGGGGAGAGGGGCGTCGCTTCGCCAGCCGATCCGCGCCATCGCCCTTCGGGGCCGCCCTGTTCAGAGATCCGCATGCGCCCACGTTCTGCCCTTCGTAACGGCTGTCTCCTCGCGCTCGCCCTGGTGTTGGGCGCGTGCGGCAAGGGCGGCAAGCCCCAGAACAGCGCCGGCGGGCCCGGCGGGCAGGCCGACCGGCCGACCCCGGTGACGACCGAACAGGTGCGCCTGCGCGCCTGGAACGACACCGTGCAGGCGCTCGGCAACGTCAAGGCGCGCGAGTCGATCACGGTCACCGCCAAGGTCAGCGAGATCGTCCAGAGCGTGCATTTCGAAAGCGGCGACCACGTCGCCGCCGGGCAGTCGCTGGTCACCCTCAGCGGCAAGGCCCAGCACGCCGCGCTGGCCCAGGCCGAGGCCACCGCCAAGGAAGCCGAGCAGCTCTACCAGCGCCAGACCGAACTGGCCGCGCAGCAACTGATCGCGCGCTCGGCCCTGGACACCCAGCGCGCCACCCGCGACGCCACCCGCGCCCGGGTCGAGCAGATGAAGGCCGACATCGGCGACCGCCAGGTGCGCGCGCCGTTCGCCGGCGTGCTCGGCATCCGCCAGATCAGCCCCGGCTCGCTGGTGACCCCGGGCACGGCGATCGCCACGCTCGACGACACCGAGCGCGTCTACATCGATTTCCCGGTGCCCGAGACCCTGCTCGCGCGCGTGGCCAAGGGCCAGCGCGTGGAAGGCACCAGCGCGGCCTACGCCGGCCAGCGTTTCGAAGGCGCGGTCGCCACCGTCGACGCGCGCATCGACCCGGCCACGCGCGCGGTCACCGTGCGCGCCGACTTCGCCAACCCGGGCCATCTGCTGCGCCCGGGCATGCTGGTGCAGGTGACCTTGTCGCAGCCGCCAAGGCAGGCGCTGCTGGTGCCGGAAATCTCGGTGGTGCAGGTCGGCAACGATTCCTACGTGTACCGGCTCAAGCCCGACGCCACGGTCGAACGCGCCGACGTGCAGATCGGCGCGCGCCGCGAAGGGCTCGCGGAGATCGTCGACGGCTTGAAGATCGGCGACACCATCGTCGTCGACGGCACCGGCAAGCTGCGCGCCGGCAGCAAGGTGCAGGCGGCCGGCGCGCAGACGCGCGAAGCCGGCGCGCCGGCCGGCGCCGCGCGGGACGGCCGCAATGGTTGAGGCGGCGCGGATCCTGCGCTGGCTGCGCGCGAAGCTGCCTGCATCCAAGTCGGCTGAACCCGACCAGGCCCGCGCCGAACGCGACGGCCGCGCGCCGGTCTACGTGCCGGCCAAGCGCGGCAACCCGCCGCGCCGCGGCGGCGGCGACGGGAGCGCGCGCGGATGAAGCTGTCCGACCTGTCCATCCGCCGGCCGGTGTTCGCCACGGTCATGAGCCTGCTGCTGATCGTGCTCGGCATCATGGCGTTCTCGCGCCTGACCCTGCGCGAGCTGCCGGCGATCGACCCGCCGATCGTCTCGGTCGACGTGACCTACCCCGGCGCGTCCGCGGCGGTGGTGGAAACCCGCATCACCCAGGTGCTGGAAGACGCGCTGGCCGGCATCGAAGGCATCGAGACCATCGAATCGCGCAGCGTCAACGGCCGCGCCTCGGTCAGCATCGAATTCACCTTGCAGCGCGACATCGAAGCCGCCGCCAACGACGTGCGCGACGCGGTCAGCCGGGTCATGGACCGCATGCCCGACGAGGCCGATCCGCCGGAAGTCGAGAAGGTCGAGAGCGACGCCGACCCCGTCCTGTGGCTCAACATGAGCTCGAAGAAGATGGACACGCTGCAGCTGTCGGACTACGCCGACCGCTACGTCGTGGATCGCCTGTCGTCGGTCGACGGCGTCGCCCAGGTCCGCATCGGCGGCCAGCAGCGCTACGCCATGCGCATCTGGCTCGACCAGGACGCGCTGGCCGCGCGCGACATCACCGTCAACGAAGTCGAGAACGCGCTGCGCTCGGAGAACGTCGAGCTGCCGGCCGGGCGGATCGAATCGCAGTCGCGCGACTTCACCCTGCGCGTCGCGCGCAGCTACCAGAAGCCGGCCGACTTCGCCCAGATCCCGCTGAAGAAGGGCGCCGACGGCTATGTGGTGCGGCTCGGCGACGTGGCCAAGATCGAGCTGCAATCGGCCGAGCGCCGCGCCTACTACCGCAGCAACGGCGAACCGAACATCGGCCTGGGCATCGTCAAGACCTCGACCGCCAACAGCCTCGACGTCGCCCGCGCGGTGCGCGCGGAGGCCGACAAGATCCGTCCGACCCTGCCCGAAGGCACCGACATCTTCGTCGCCTTCGACACCACGATCTTCATCGAATCGGCGGTCGAGCGGGTCTATCACACCCTGGTCGAGGCCATCGTCCTGGTGCTGATCGTGATCTGGCTGTTCCTCGGCAGCTTCCGCGCCGCGCTGATTCCGGCGGTGACGGTGCCGGTGTGCCTGATCGCCGCGTTCATCCCGCTGTACGCGTTCGGCTTCTCGATCAACCTGCTGACCCTGCTGGCGCTGGTGCTGTGCATCGGCCTGGTGGTCGACGACGCGATCGTGGTCATGGAGAACATCCAGCGCCGCGCCGACCTCGGCGAGCCGGCGCTGGTCGCGGCCGCGCGCGGCACCAAGCAGGTCGCGTTCGCGGTCATCGCCACCACCGCGGTGCTGGTCGCGGTGTTCCTGCCGGTCGGGTTCATGGAAGGCAACACCGGGCGCTTGTTCCGCGAATTGTCGGTGGCGCTGGCCGGCGCGGTCGCGCTGTCGGCGTTCGTCGCGCTGACCCTGACGCCGATGATGTCGTCGAAGTTCGTGCGGCCGCACACGCAAGAAAAATCCAACCCGGTCAACCGCTGGGTCAACGCGCGCCTGGACGGCTTGAGCGCGGGCTACAAGCGCCTGCTCGACCGCACGGTCGAACGGCCGTGGCTGTTCGGCGCGATGATGCTGGCCGCGCTGGCGCTGAGCTTCGGCCTGTTCAAGCTGGTGCCGTCGGAACTGGCGCCGCAGGAAGACCGCGGCTCGTTCCAGATCTCGATCCTCGGCCCGGAAGGCGCCGGCTTCGACTACACGGTCAAGCAGGTGCAGGAAGTCGAGAAGATCGTCGCCGCGCACACCGGGCCGGACCAGACCATCCAGCGCTACAACCCGCGCGTGCCCGGCGGCTTCGGCGCCAGCGAGGAGATGCACACCGGCCGCATCGCGGTGTTCCTGCAGGATTGGGACCAGCGCGAGAAAAGCACCGCCCAGGTCGCCGACAGCCTGCGCGGCGAACTCGGCCGGATCGCCAGCGTGCGCGCGATGCCGCAGGTCGGCGGCGGCCTGGTGCGCACCCGCGGCCAGCCGATCCAGATCGTGCTCGGCGGCCCCGAATACGCCGAGCTGGCGCAGTGGCGCGACCGCATCCTGGCCCGGATCGAGCAGAACAAAGGCCTGTTCTCGGCCGACTCGGACTACAAGGAAACCCGGCCGCAGATGCGGGTCGAGATCGACCGCCAGCGCGCCGCCGACCTCGGCGTCAGCGTCACCGACATCGGCCACGCGCTGGAAACCCTGATGGGCTCGCGCCGCGTCACCACCTTCGTGCAGAACGGCGAGGAATACGACGTGATGGTCCAGGCCGACCGCGGCCTGCGCGCCTCGCCGGCGGATCTGGCCGCGATCCAGGTGCGCGCGCGCGACGGCGCGCTGGTGCCGCTGTCGAATCTGGTCACGCTCAAGGAACTGGCCGAGGCCGGCAGCCTCAACCGCTTCAACCGCCTGCGTTCGATCACCGTCAGCGCCGGCCTCGCGCCGGGCTACACGATGGGCGAGGCGGTGGCCTGGCTCAATCAAGTCGTGGCCGAGGAACTGCCCGACCATGCCCAGATCGACTGGAAGGGCGAATCGCGCGAATACCAGAAAGCCGGCGGCGCGGTGCTGATGACCTTCACCCTGGCGCTGCTGGTGGTGTACCTGGTGCTGGCGGCGCAGTTCGAAAGCTTCATCCACCCGTTCGTGATCATGCTGACCGTGCCGCTCGGCGTGCTCGGCGCCTTGCTCGGGCTGTGGATGACCGGCGGTACGCTGAATCTGTTCAGTCAGATCGGCATCGTCATGCTGGTCGGGCTGGCGGCGAAGAACGGCATCCTGATCGTCGAGTTCGCCAATCAGTTGCGCGACGAAGGCCGCAGCATCCATCAGGCCATCGTCGAGTCCTCGGCGGTGCGCCTGCGCCCGATCCTGATGACCTCGATCGCGACCGTGGTCGGCGCGGTGCCGCTGGTGCTGGCCGGCGGCCCGGGTTCGGCCAGCCGCGCGACCATCGGCATCGTGGTGATCTTCGGCGTGTCGTTCTCGACCTTGCTGTCGCTGTTCATCGTGCCGGCGTTCTATGTGCTGCTCGCGCGTTTCACCAAGTCGCCCGAAGCGGTGGCGCACGAGCTGGAGCGGCTGGAAACCGAGACGCCGCAAGCCGGCGGCCACGCGTAACAAGATGGCCTTCCTGTAGGAGCGGCGCGAGCCGCGACTGCGACAACGCAACTACGCCGCAGGTTTCATCGCAGTTGCGTTGTCGCAGTCGCGGCTCGCGCCGCTCCTACAGGGGGCCACCCACGCTTCACGCGTCTTTGTACAAGCGCAGGAACTTGAACATCTTCGGCCACTCCTCGCGCGGCCTGAACGCGATGGCGACTTCGCGCCCGTCCAGCGCCGATTCGGTCAGCACCACGTGGTCCTCGACCTGCTTGGCGTTCTCGAATTCCTTGGCGTTGGCCTTGCACACGGCCTTGAAGAACGGGCCGTCGAGCCAGCGCTGCGTGTCCGGGGCGTCGCGGAACTTCAGGTAAGCGGCGAGCGAGGCGTGGGCGACGGCGACCATGGCGAAGCCCAGGGGGATGTCGTCGCGGACCAGGATGTACATCTTCATAAAGCGGGCGTTCCATGCGTTGAGGGCGGGAGAGGGGCGGTTCGCGGCCCGAACGGTCGGGCGCCGCGCAGCGTCCGCGGCCGCGACGGCGGGGCGCGCGCTCGTCGTACGCAGGGCGGCGGCGGCGCGGAACCCGCGCGCCGTCGCGGCCGGCCCGGACGGCGGCGCCGGGGCCTGCACCGCAAGCCGACCGATCCGGCGTTTGCAGCGCGGCGGCGGCGAAATTAGGCTACCCGCATGAACGCCGACCCCGCCACCCCCGTGTTGCCGCAAGGCGCGGGCTTCGCGCTGCGCCCGTGGCGCGGCGACGACCTCGACAGCCTGGTCGAATACGCCGACAACGCCGAGGTGTCGCGCGGGCTCAGCGATCGCTTCCCGTACCCGTACACGCGCCAGGACGGCGAGCGTTTCCTGCAGGGCCAGGTGGTCGATTTCGCCCATCCGGTGTTCGCGATCGAAGTCGGCGGCCGCGCGGTCGGCGGCATCGGCGCGCATCCGGGGCGCGGCGAACGCGTCCACGGCGCCGAGTTCGGTTACTGGCTCGGCCGCCCGCTGTGGGGCGCCGGCCTGATGACCCGGGTGGTCGCCGCGTTCGCGCCGTGGGCGATGCGGCAGTTGGCGTTGTACCGGTTGCACGCGACGGTGCTGGACGAGAATCCGGCGTCGGCGCGGGTGTTGTTGAAGAACGGTTTCGAAGAAGAGGGCGTGCAGCGCTGCGCCGTGTACAAGCACGGCCGCGTCCACGACCTGCGTGTGTTCGCGAAGGTGAGAAGGAGCCTGCAAGATGCGACGTGACGATCCTCCGCGCGGTCCGCGCAAGCCGCAGGGCGGCGCCGGCGGTCCGGGCGGCCCCTACGGTTCCGGCGGCCGCGGCCATGCCGGCGGCGCGGGCGGTCCTTATGGTGCCGGCGGCCGCAGCGGTTCGGGCGAACCGCGTGGGCCCGGCGGCTCGGGCGGTTCGGGCGATCCCGCCGGCCGCGGCGAAGGCCCGGGCCCGTGGCGCGAACGCGGCGGTTCGCATCACCCGCACTCGCGCGACGAGCGCCGGGTCCAGCGTTCGCGCCACGACGAGGACGCGCACGAGCAGCGCTTTCGCGACGGCCGCCACGAGCGTCACGAGCGCGGCCACCGCCGCGCCGACGAAGACGACGACCAGGGCGACCGAGG
Proteins encoded:
- a CDS encoding LysE family translocator translates to METQWLAFSVAALMLTLMPGPDTFLVIGNSLAGGARRGLAAAAGTTSGGLFHVALFAFGVTQLLMYSERAFWTVKMLGALYLAYLGVKALRSALAPRAQAPAFAAAAVEPASGLWRAFAQGALTNALNPKIAMFYLAFLPQFLAPGPHMARDSMLMIGLHYAIGAVWLTILAVASARMAGTMRSTRVARALDGAIGTMMLGFSARLAWSSR
- the cysK gene encoding cysteine synthase A, translating into MIYDSILQTIGRTPVVRLHRLAPGHVSLFAKVEAFNPGGSVKDRLALAIILDAEARGLLKPGDTVVEATSGNTGVALAMVCAARGYKFVATMSETFSIERRKLMRAYGAKVILTPAAERGSGMVRRAAELAEKHGWFLARQFENPANPAYHRNTTAAEILQDFAGRRLDHFVTGWGTGGTLTGVAQMLRVARPEVRVTASEPAGAALLSGKDWAPHKIQGWTPDFVPAVLDREAAHAIVPVDDVLARDTARRLAAEEGLFVGISAGATMAAALQVAQSAEPGATILAMLPDTGERYLSTFLFEGVNEGSDEEWLASLD
- a CDS encoding efflux RND transporter periplasmic adaptor subunit — translated: MRPRSALRNGCLLALALVLGACGKGGKPQNSAGGPGGQADRPTPVTTEQVRLRAWNDTVQALGNVKARESITVTAKVSEIVQSVHFESGDHVAAGQSLVTLSGKAQHAALAQAEATAKEAEQLYQRQTELAAQQLIARSALDTQRATRDATRARVEQMKADIGDRQVRAPFAGVLGIRQISPGSLVTPGTAIATLDDTERVYIDFPVPETLLARVAKGQRVEGTSAAYAGQRFEGAVATVDARIDPATRAVTVRADFANPGHLLRPGMLVQVTLSQPPRQALLVPEISVVQVGNDSYVYRLKPDATVERADVQIGARREGLAEIVDGLKIGDTIVVDGTGKLRAGSKVQAAGAQTREAGAPAGAARDGRNG
- a CDS encoding efflux RND transporter permease subunit, which encodes MKLSDLSIRRPVFATVMSLLLIVLGIMAFSRLTLRELPAIDPPIVSVDVTYPGASAAVVETRITQVLEDALAGIEGIETIESRSVNGRASVSIEFTLQRDIEAAANDVRDAVSRVMDRMPDEADPPEVEKVESDADPVLWLNMSSKKMDTLQLSDYADRYVVDRLSSVDGVAQVRIGGQQRYAMRIWLDQDALAARDITVNEVENALRSENVELPAGRIESQSRDFTLRVARSYQKPADFAQIPLKKGADGYVVRLGDVAKIELQSAERRAYYRSNGEPNIGLGIVKTSTANSLDVARAVRAEADKIRPTLPEGTDIFVAFDTTIFIESAVERVYHTLVEAIVLVLIVIWLFLGSFRAALIPAVTVPVCLIAAFIPLYAFGFSINLLTLLALVLCIGLVVDDAIVVMENIQRRADLGEPALVAAARGTKQVAFAVIATTAVLVAVFLPVGFMEGNTGRLFRELSVALAGAVALSAFVALTLTPMMSSKFVRPHTQEKSNPVNRWVNARLDGLSAGYKRLLDRTVERPWLFGAMMLAALALSFGLFKLVPSELAPQEDRGSFQISILGPEGAGFDYTVKQVQEVEKIVAAHTGPDQTIQRYNPRVPGGFGASEEMHTGRIAVFLQDWDQREKSTAQVADSLRGELGRIASVRAMPQVGGGLVRTRGQPIQIVLGGPEYAELAQWRDRILARIEQNKGLFSADSDYKETRPQMRVEIDRQRAADLGVSVTDIGHALETLMGSRRVTTFVQNGEEYDVMVQADRGLRASPADLAAIQVRARDGALVPLSNLVTLKELAEAGSLNRFNRLRSITVSAGLAPGYTMGEAVAWLNQVVAEELPDHAQIDWKGESREYQKAGGAVLMTFTLALLVVYLVLAAQFESFIHPFVIMLTVPLGVLGALLGLWMTGGTLNLFSQIGIVMLVGLAAKNGILIVEFANQLRDEGRSIHQAIVESSAVRLRPILMTSIATVVGAVPLVLAGGPGSASRATIGIVVIFGVSFSTLLSLFIVPAFYVLLARFTKSPEAVAHELERLETETPQAGGHA
- a CDS encoding peptidyl-tRNA hydrolase, with product MKMYILVRDDIPLGFAMVAVAHASLAAYLKFRDAPDTQRWLDGPFFKAVCKANAKEFENAKQVEDHVVLTESALDGREVAIAFRPREEWPKMFKFLRLYKDA
- a CDS encoding GNAT family N-acetyltransferase, encoding MNADPATPVLPQGAGFALRPWRGDDLDSLVEYADNAEVSRGLSDRFPYPYTRQDGERFLQGQVVDFAHPVFAIEVGGRAVGGIGAHPGRGERVHGAEFGYWLGRPLWGAGLMTRVVAAFAPWAMRQLALYRLHATVLDENPASARVLLKNGFEEEGVQRCAVYKHGRVHDLRVFAKVRRSLQDAT